Genomic window (Vampirovibrionales bacterium):
CGTCGAAGCGCTGGCCAAGGCCATCACGCCCAACACCTGCGCGTTTCTGGTCGAGCCGATTCAGGGCGAGGCGGGCATTAAAATTCCGCCCGCAGGCTACCTCAAAGCCGCCGCTGAGCTGTGCCAACAGGCCAATGTGCTGTTTATCGCCGATGAAATCCAGTGCGGGCTGGGCCGCGCGGGCAAACTCTTCGCCTTTGAATACGAAGGCGTGCGCCCGGATGCGGTGGTCATCGGCAAGGCGCTTTCCGGCGGGTTTTATCCCGTCTCCGCCGTGCTGTCGAGCCGCGAGATTCTCGGCGTCTTCAAGCCCGGCGATCATGGCAGCACGTTTGGCGGCAATCCGCTGGGCTGCGCCGTTGCGCGCGCGTCGTTGCAGGTGCTGCGCGAGGAGAATCTACCCCAGCGCGCCGCCGAACTCGGCGAGGCCTTTATCGCGCGCCTGCGGACGATTCAGAATCCGCATCTGCGCGAAGTGCGCGGTCGCGGGCTAATGATCGGCATGGAATTCGACATCAAGGTCCGCCCCTACTGCGAAACCCTCAAGGCCGAAGGCGTTCTGTGCAAAGAGACCCATGACAACGTCCTGCGCATCTCGCCGCCGCTGGTCATTACCCAGCAGGAGCTGGACTGGGCCTTCGAGCGCCTGCAAAAGGTCCTGCAAGCCTGAACCCGCCCCGTTATTAGGCAAA
Coding sequences:
- the rocD gene encoding ornithine--oxo-acid transaminase; translated protein: MSESHAARTQSFIEMEDRWGAHNYHPLDIVIERGEGCWVYDVEGNRYLDCLSAYSAVNQGHCHPQILEAFLAQARRVTLTSRAFRNDQLPLFYRELSDLTGYEWALPMNSGAEACETAIKMARKWGYKVKGIPENKAEIIVCADNFHGRTTTIISFSTEPQYRDGFGPYTPGFTVIPYGDVEALAKAITPNTCAFLVEPIQGEAGIKIPPAGYLKAAAELCQQANVLFIADEIQCGLGRAGKLFAFEYEGVRPDAVVIGKALSGGFYPVSAVLSSREILGVFKPGDHGSTFGGNPLGCAVARASLQVLREENLPQRAAELGEAFIARLRTIQNPHLREVRGRGLMIGMEFDIKVRPYCETLKAEGVLCKETHDNVLRISPPLVITQQELDWAFERLQKVLQA